Proteins from one Candidatus Nitrospira nitrificans genomic window:
- a CDS encoding YnfA family protein, with translation MSLAGSFGLFVLAGLCEIGGGYLVWLAIREGRHWSYGAAGAVILILYGIIPTLQPAHFGRVYAAYGGMFILLSLLWGWGIDGTTVDRYDALGAVLCLLGVSIMMYAPRS, from the coding sequence ATGTCCCTCGCTGGCTCGTTCGGGCTTTTTGTTCTGGCCGGCTTGTGTGAAATCGGCGGCGGATACTTGGTGTGGCTGGCGATTAGAGAGGGCCGGCACTGGAGCTACGGCGCAGCGGGCGCTGTCATCCTGATTCTTTACGGCATTATTCCGACTCTACAGCCTGCTCACTTTGGACGGGTCTATGCGGCGTACGGCGGCATGTTTATTTTACTGTCCTTACTGTGGGGGTGGGGCATTGACGGAACCACCGTGGATCGTTACGACGCATTGGGAGCCGTTCTCTGCCTGCTCGGCGTGAGCATCATGATGTATGCGCCCAGGTCATGA